GTGGAGGTTATGGAGCGGCACGTTATACTGATCGCATTAACTTTGATTTAATCGCACATAATCCAAAAGTATTTTGGGGATATTCAGATATTACCTTTTTACATACAGCGATCGGAAGATATTCTGATTTCATAACATTCCATGGACCAATGCTCGCTTCTGATGTCGGAAAAGATACGTTCAAGGAAAAATCAGCAAAGATGTTTGAGCAATTATTTGAGCCAACAGTACTTCAATATGATGAATCATTTGCCTCTATCACAACATTTCTCCCAGGACAATGCCAAGGTGAGTTAACAGGGGGAAATCTTAGCTTGTTATCTAATGGTATCGGCACAAAATATGAAGTGGATACAAAAGGGAAAATAGTAATGATTGAAGATATAGATGAGGAACCATATCGTGTCGATTGTATGCTAAATCAACTAAGACAGGCGGGGAAATTCGATGATGTTGCGGGTATTATTATTGCTGATTTTAG
This window of the Rummeliibacillus pycnus genome carries:
- a CDS encoding S66 peptidase family protein, whose translation is MKRQPKRLQSGDTIGIIAPSSPPNLKSLENSLDFLQKLGLQYKFGESLFQVNGYLAGTDDERLNDLHQMFADPSIAGIICACGGYGAARYTDRINFDLIAHNPKVFWGYSDITFLHTAIGRYSDFITFHGPMLASDVGKDTFKEKSAKMFEQLFEPTVLQYDESFASITTFLPGQCQGELTGGNLSLLSNGIGTKYEVDTKGKIVMIEDIDEEPYRVDCMLNQLRQAGKFDDVAGIIIADFSHAEPSKRKVSLTLDEVFEHYFGNLAIPIVKDVKIGHCQPHFAVPLGANAFLDADEKIITIQPGVQ